From Cyprinus carpio isolate SPL01 chromosome A7, ASM1834038v1, whole genome shotgun sequence, a single genomic window includes:
- the LOC109094321 gene encoding cbp/p300-interacting transactivator 1-like — protein MSLLRSSATMKDHDSLSLLHYSGSGKTSPQFPSAALHPSSPVMGKPQPFCLQSGQHFIASMQLQKLNSHYQNLSSAATTGPGRGYRATMLDPGQVTTPAVAQAPGIIDSDPVDEEVLMSLVVELGLDRANELPELWLGQNEFDFIADVPAGC, from the coding sequence ATGAGCCTCCTGCGTTCTAGTGCCACCATGAAGGACCATGACTCTCTGTCTCTCCTGCACTACTCTGGATCAGGCAAGACGAGCCCTCAGTTCCCCTCCGCTGCCCTCCATCCCAGCTCCCCCGTGATGGGAAAACCCCAGCCTTTTTGCCTGCAGTCCGGTCAGCATTTCATAGCCTCCATGCAGCTTCAGAAACTCAACAGCCACTATCAGAATCTGTCCTCTGCAGCTACCACTGGACCCGGTAGAGGGTACAGAGCCACCATGCTGGACCCAGGACAGGTCACCACCCCTGCGGTGGCACAGGCACCCGGGATCATTGATTCTGATCCGGTCGATGAGGAAGTTCTGATGTCGCTTGTGGTGGAGCTGGGTTTGGACCGTGCCAATGAGCTTCCAGAGCTATGGCTGGGTCAGAACGAGTTTGACTTCATCGCGGATGTGCCGGCTGGCTGCTGA
- the LOC109094317 gene encoding 40S ribosomal protein S4, X isoform, which translates to MARGPKKHLKRVAAPKHWMLDKLTGVFAPRPSTGPHKLRECLPLIIFLRNRLKYALTGDEVKKICMQRFIKIDGKVRTDVTYPTGFMDVVSIEKTGENFRLIYDVKGRFTVHRITNEEAKYKLCKVRKILIGTKGIPHLVTHDARTIRYPDPMIKVNDTVRIDLDTGKITDFIKFETGNMCMVTGGANLGRIGVITNREKHPGSFDVVHVKDSTGNSFATRLSNIFVIGKGNKPWVSLPRGKGIRLTIAEERDKRLAAKQTSS; encoded by the exons ATG GCCCGAGGACCGAAGAAGCATCTGAAGCGCGTCGCAGCTCCTAAACACTGGATGCTGGACAAGCTCACTGGAGTCTTT GCTCCTCGTCCCTCCACCGGTCCCCACAAACTGAGGGAGTGCCTGCCCCTCATCATCTTCCTGAGGAACCGTCTCAAGTACGCTCTGACCGGAGATGAGGTCAAGAAGATCTGCATGCAGAGGTTCATCAAGATCGATGGCAAGGTCCGCACTGATGTCACCTACCCCACTGGCTTCATGG ATGTGGTCAGCATTGAGAAGACGGGCGAGAACTTCAGACTGATCTATGATGTCAAGGGTCGCTTTACAGTTCACCGCATCACAAATGAGGAGGCCAAG TACAAATTGTGCAAGGTGAGGAAAATCCTCATCGGCACAAAGGGAATCCCCCATCTGGTGACCCATGATGCCCGCACCATTCGTTACCCTGATCCTATGATCAAGGTCAACGACACCGTCCGCATTGACCTGGACACTGGCAAAATTACAGATTTCATCAAGTTTGAGACAG GCAACATGTGCATGGTGACTGGAGGTGCTAACTTGGGGCGTATTGGTGTGATCACCAATAGAGAGAAGCATCCTGGCTCTTTTGATGTGGTACATGTTAAAGACAGCACTGGCAACAGCTTTGCCACCAGGCTCTCCAACATTTTCGTCATCGGCAAG GGCAACAAGCCATGGGTGTCCCTGCCTCGTGGAAAGGGTATCCGCCTGACCATTGCTGAGGAGAGAGACAAGAGACTGGCTGCCAAACAGACCAGCAGCTAA